A segment of the Candidatus Epulonipiscium sp. genome:
TTTCGGGGAACCAATCGATATGGTATTTCTGCTTTAACTTTTCAACAATAGCCTTCTTAACAATAGATTGACAATCAGGAATGCTATATAGTTTAGACTTAACCGATTTTCCTAGTACTGTGAACTTTGCATCTTGGGTAATCCATTCCTCCCATGGAAGGGCTTTTGTTTTTTCAAACAGTTCCTCAAAGCTAAATGCGTTAAATTCTCCAATCTTAAGCAGAACCCTATCTGCGCTACGGAGCCATAAATTAGTGTGAACGATGGATTCTATATCTCCTGTAAAAGTTACTTTACCATCTGAGGCAAGCACATCTTTATATCCTAAAGTAACTAATTCGTTCTTTACTACTGATTCTAATCCAAAAGGAGCTGTAGCTATTAAAGTTAGATTTTCCATAAAATTACTCCTTAAATTAAAGTGAATTATTAATATCTTCTCCATTTTAACATAAATAATAACAAAATCATATTAAATTCTTATTGACTAGTATACTTAATGCAGTATACAATTAAAAATATATAATCATATAAATTTGCTGTGAATAGTATGTTTTTAGGGGGAAAAGATACACTTAAAATATATTGACAGTAAAATTATAAAGTGATATTCTTAAACAGGAATACCGACTATAAAAGTAGGAATTAAATCTTGAGGTGAGAGTATGAAATTATCTACTAAGGGAAGATATGGATTAAAGGCAATGCTTGATTTAGCAGTTCATAGTCAGGATAGGCATATTGCATTAAGACATATCGCAGAAAGGCAGGAAATATCCGATCACTATCTAGAACAATTAATTGCAGTCCTTAGAAAATCAGGACTAGTTAAAAGTATAAGAGGGGCCCAGGGAGGATATAGTTTAGCGATGCCTCCTAGACAAATAACCGTAGGAGATATTCTTAGAGCCTTAGAAGGCTCACTAGCCCCTGTTGACTGCGTTAGTGAAGGTATTAATGCTGAGTGCACAGAGTGGGATTGTTGTGTGACGAGACTTGTCTGGAAAAAAATCAGGGATAAAATCAATGAGGTTGTTGATTCGATTACCCTTGAAGATTTATTAAGAGATTATGAAAAGCTAAATGTCGATAGGGAGTATATGTATTACATCTAGCTCTTATGTTTAGGTGAGGAGTGGTTTAAAATGCAGAGAATTTACTTTGATCATGCAGCTACAACTTCAACAAGACAAGAAGTCGTGGATGCTATGATTCCATATTTTACCGAGAATTTTGGTAATCCTTCAAGTATATATGAAATTGCAAGAATAAATAAAAAGGCTCTAGACGAATCTAGGGATAAGATTGCGAAACTCTTAGGAGCTGATTCTAGGGAGATCTTTTTTACCAGCGGAGGAACGGAAGCAGATAATTGGGCTATAAAAGGAATAGCCGAAAGTTATAAAGATAAAGGTAATCATATAATTACTTCTACTACTGAGCATCATGCGGTACTTCATACTTGCGAATATCTTCAAAGCAAGGGATATGAAGTAACCTATCTTCCTGTGGATGAATTCGGAAGGATTAATCCGGAAGATGTAAGAAATGCAATCAAAGATACAACCATATTGATTACTATAATGTATGCCAATAATGAAATAGGTACTATTCAGCCTATAGAAGAAATAGGTCGTGTGGCAAAGGAAAAAGGAGTGATTTTCCATACTGATGGGGTTCAGGCGGTAGGACATATCCCTATTGATGTTAAGGAAGCCAATGTAGATTTATTATCTCTTTCAGGACATAAATTCCATGGTCCTAAGGGTATTGGGGCATTATATATAAGAAAAGGAATAAAAATAAAACCTCTTCTTCATGGAGGTGCCCAAGAAAGGGGACGAAGAGGTGGAACTGAAAATGTTCCAGGGATAGTAGGCCTAGCTAAGGCATTAGAATTATCAATTAAGGATATGGAAAAAAACAATAAAAAAATGTTGGAGCTTAGGGATACCATAATTGAGGGGATTACCGAAAAGGTAGACCATGTGAAATTAAACGGACATCCGATTCATAGGTTGCCTAATAATATAAATTTTACCTTTGACTTTATTGAGGGAGAATCTTTGTTACTTCTATTGGATATGAAGGGTATATACGGCTCTAGTGGTTCTGCTTGCACTTCAGGTTCCTTAGATCCATCCCATGTATTACTCGCCATTGGGCTTCCCCACGAAAGGGCCCATGGTTCCCTTAGAATTACTATAGGGGGTGAAAATACCAAAGAAGAAGTAGACTACTTTTTGGAGGTTTTACCTCCTATTGTACAAAGATTAAGGGATATGTCTCCTTTATACGAAGCTTATATAAAATCTAAGTAATAATTTAAAAAGAGGTGCTTATTATGTACAGTGAAAAGGTTATGGACCATTTTATGAATCCGAGAAACGTTGGAGAGATTGAAAATGCTTCAGGGG
Coding sequences within it:
- a CDS encoding Rrf2 family transcriptional regulator translates to MKLSTKGRYGLKAMLDLAVHSQDRHIALRHIAERQEISDHYLEQLIAVLRKSGLVKSIRGAQGGYSLAMPPRQITVGDILRALEGSLAPVDCVSEGINAECTEWDCCVTRLVWKKIRDKINEVVDSITLEDLLRDYEKLNVDREYMYYI
- the nifS gene encoding cysteine desulfurase NifS produces the protein MQRIYFDHAATTSTRQEVVDAMIPYFTENFGNPSSIYEIARINKKALDESRDKIAKLLGADSREIFFTSGGTEADNWAIKGIAESYKDKGNHIITSTTEHHAVLHTCEYLQSKGYEVTYLPVDEFGRINPEDVRNAIKDTTILITIMYANNEIGTIQPIEEIGRVAKEKGVIFHTDGVQAVGHIPIDVKEANVDLLSLSGHKFHGPKGIGALYIRKGIKIKPLLHGGAQERGRRGGTENVPGIVGLAKALELSIKDMEKNNKKMLELRDTIIEGITEKVDHVKLNGHPIHRLPNNINFTFDFIEGESLLLLLDMKGIYGSSGSACTSGSLDPSHVLLAIGLPHERAHGSLRITIGGENTKEEVDYFLEVLPPIVQRLRDMSPLYEAYIKSK